A single genomic interval of Alligator mississippiensis isolate rAllMis1 chromosome 15, rAllMis1, whole genome shotgun sequence harbors:
- the CERS2 gene encoding ceramide synthase 2, which translates to MLQTLYNCFWWDRLWLPANLTWADLEDRDGRVYAKAADLYIILPLAFLFLLVRHLFEMYVATPLAGLLNVKEKVRLKASPNPTLEQFYVTASKHPKQTDVELLAKSSGCSMRQVERWFRRRRNQDRPSLLKKFREASWRFTFYLLAFIAGMAVIVDKPWFYDLREVWKGYPIQSMLPSQYWYYMIELSFYWSLLFSIASDVKRKDFKEQVIHHVATIILISFSWFANYIRAGTLIMALHDASDYLLESAKMFNYAGWKNTCNNIFIVFAAVFIVTRLIILPFWIMHCTVVYPLDLYPAFFGYYFFNTMMAVLLTLHVFWAYLIIRMAQKFITGKVVEDERSDREETDNSEEEEEVTKNGPISNGHPVLNNNHRKTD; encoded by the exons ATGTTGCAGACGCTGTACAACTGCTTCTGGTGGGACCGGCTGTGGCTGCCGGCCAACCTGACATGGGCCGACCTGGAGGACCGCGATGGCCGGGTCTACGCCAAGGCGGCCGACCTGTACATCATCCTGCCCCTcgccttcctcttcctcctcgtCCGGCACCTCTTTGAGAT gtACGTGGCCACCCCATTGGCCGGACTCTTGAACGTCAAGGAGAAGGTGCGGTTGAaagccagccccaaccccactctggAGCAGTTTTACGTCACGGCCTCCAAGCACCCCAAGCAG AcggatgtggagctgctggccAAGAGCAGCGGCTGCTCGATGCGGCAGGTGGAGCGCTGGTTCCGGCGCCGGCGCAACCAGGACCGGCCCAGCCTGCTCAAGAAGTTCCGGGAAGCCAG TTGGCGATTCACCTTTTACCTTCTTGCTTTCATTGCTGGCATGGCCGTCATAGTGGAT AAACCCTGGTTCTACGACCTGCGGGAAGTGTGGAAAGGCTACCCCATCCAG AGCATGCTGCCCTCCCAATACTGGTACTACATGATTGAGCTGTCCTTCTACTGGTCCCTGCTCTTCAGCATCGCCTCCGACGTTAAGCGCAAG GACTTCAAAGAGCAGGTCATCCACCACGTGGCAACCATCATCCTGATCAGCTTCTCCTGGTTTGCCAACTACATCCGAGCGGGGACCCTGATCATGGCCCTGCACGACGCCTCTGACTACCTGCTGGAG TCTGCCAAGATGTTCAACTATGCTGGCTGGAAGAACACCTGCAACAACATCTTCATTGTCTTTGCCGCCGTCTTCATCGTCACCCGCCTGATCATCCTGCCTTTCTG GATCATGCACTGCACGGTGGTGTACCCCCTGGACCTGTACCCAGCCTTCTTCGGCTACTACTTCTTCAACACCATGATGGCCGTGCTGCTGACACTCCATGTCTTCTGGGCCTACCTCATCATCCGCATGGCCCAGAAGTTCATAACTGGAAAG GTGGTGGAGGACGAGCGGAGCGACCGGGAGGAGACAGAcaacagtgaggaggaggaggaggtgacaaAGAACGGGCCAATCTCCAACGGCCACCCTGTGCTCAACAACAACCACCGCAAGACCGACTGA